GTTTGGCCTCTTGGCTAGCTCGATTGCTGCGGCCATCAAACAGGCTAAGCTTCCGACGAAGATTCGTGCTGTGAGTTCTCCTGCAACGCTCAAGCGTGCTCGTGAACTTGAACTTGCCGATGAATTTTTTGAATACGGTGAGACTGAAAAGTGGGCGAAGGATAGCGACCTGATTTTGCTCTGTGCGCCGATCCTCCACATTTTGAAGATGATTGATGCGCTCGGTAAAGTTTCGTGGGCTGGTGCTAATGCTGGCCGAGAAATCTTGGTGAGCGATATCGGTTCGACGAAAGTTGAAATTTGCAAGGCGGGCGTGCGCTTGCCGGCTCCGTTCCGCTTTGTCGGCAGCCACCCGATGGCGGGTTCCGAAAAACGCACTTGTGAATACAACGATCCTGCGATTTTTGAAAATGCATATTGGTTTGTCTGCCCGCCAGATGGAACGCCTGAATCTGTTTATGCCCCGCTTCTGGAAATTATCCGCTTTGTGGGCGCAAATCCTGTCGTGTTCCCGCCGGAACATCACGACCGCACGATGGCATGGGTGAGTCACATGCCGCAGATGCTGAGCTCAACGCTTGCCGGGAACTTGCCGGAACGCTTGCTCAAGCACAACTACCAGCATTTTGCAGGCCGCGCTTTCCGCGACATGACGCGCATTGCCGCTTCGGGTTGGGGAATGTGGCACGATATCGCCGTGACGAATCGCGACGAGACAACTCGTGCGCTTTGCGAAGTCCGTGATGGTCTCGACAAGACGATTGCGGCGATGAACGGGCTCAACGTCGTGAAGGACGGTAAGCCTGCTTCGGGTGATTTTGAAAATGACGAGCATAGCGTGGTTGCGGATAATTCGCAGGCGCTTGCCGATATTTTCAAGGCGGGTAACGATGGCCGTGCGAGCTTGTTTGCTCCGGGTCGCAATAACACCAACTCGTTCTACGAAATTACGGTCCAGCTCAAGGATAAGCCGGGCGCTCTGTTGAGCGTGATGCAGCCACTTGCCGAAGAAGGCATCAACATTCGCGACATAGAACTCATGAAGGTCCGCGAAAATGTGGCGGGTACGCTTTTGCTTGCGTTCAAGACTCAAGAAGAAGCGGCACGTGCCGTGAAGACGCTGCAATATTTGGAATACGAAGTTAAAGAAAGACGTTAATTTGCTTAAGGAATAGACGATGGAATTCTTGATGAATCCCGACCGTGAACGGATGAATTTGACGTTGGTGATGGCGCTTTTGGTGAATGGCCGCACCGTGTTGGAAAATTTTGCGTGGGCAAGTGGTAGTGAAAAGTATGCCGAGGCGCTGAAAGAATTTGGTCTCACTTACGAATTGCAAGGGCATCAGCTTGTCTTAAATGGCAAGGGGTTCCAGTACTCTATTCCGACCATGCTTCCGTTCAAGTTCAACGAAGCTGATAACGTGATGCTTTGGACGCTCGCGAGCAAGGACGAAGAACAGCTATACACGTTTGCTGCTGAAGTTGATGATGCGGGCATTGCCCGTGTGAATGCGGCAAAGGAAACGCTCCAGAAGTATTTCAAGATTAAGGTGCAAAAGGATGAACCGGCAAAGTTTGTCTTTAACTTTTTGCGCGATGAACTGAACGTCAAGAAGGATTCTCTGGGGAACGTTTCGTCTGTGATGCGCAACAGGCTTTTGCTCCGTGCGCTTATCCGCAATGACTATTTGAATTTTGAAGAAAAGTCTACGGTGCATGACCAGTGGACGAAAATGCTCATCTACTTTGGTGCGGCTGTGAAATATGAAGGCCGTGGCATGGAACAGTTGAGCGAATTCGAACGCCGCTTGATGATTGCTCAGGGCAAGAAGATTGAACGTACGCAGTTTACGGAACTTTCGGAGACGAAGGTGATTACCGCGCGTGAATACTATGTGCCGGGTGATACGACGGAAGCGACTGCGTTTGCGGTACTTGCTACTGTTGGGAATATGCCGAAGGACAACGTCATCAAGCTTTTGAACGTAGACTTGAACAGCAGCCGTGCGGGTGCGCTCACATGCCTCAAACGTATGGGCGCGAATGTTGAAACGGTGAGCCGTCGTGAAAAGTATGGTGATGTTTTTGGCGATGTTGAAATCAAGCCGCTTGCTTCTGGAAAACGCTTGCAGGGCCGCCGCTTTAGCGAAGACGTGATTGCGACTGCGCTCGAAGAATACCCGCTGTTGGCAGTGGCGGCTTGCTATGGCGAAGGCGAAACGATTTTGCGCGTGCCCAAGGAAGTCCGCAAGGAAATGCGCCCCGTGAATGAATTTTTGGCGGTGAACTTGCGCAAGACGGGTGCCGAAGTTGGCGTGTACGACGATGGCCTTGTGATTCGCGGCCTTGAAACGATTGTGAACGGTAGCGATTTTGACGGTGGCGATTCGGCGCAGATGGGGCTTGCCTTGAGCGTGTTGTCGCTTGCGCTCCAGAACGATGAACTGGTTGAAAATATGGACAAGGTCGAAGCGATGTTCCCGGGTGTTGTCGACAAGCTCAAGAATGTGCTTGTGGCAGAAAATGCCGAGAAGAAGGAATAATTAGGCTACGCTTTGAGTGAACGCGAAGCTTGAGGATGGTTATGGAAAAGTCTTTCAGCAGCATTGGAATTGTCGGGTTCAAGGACAAAAGTGCCGATTTGGCATGTGCCTTGAAGCAGATTACTTCTTGGGCGCTTGAACACCCGCAGGTGAAATTTTATGCGCTCGATTCCCTCAAGGAACTCGTGA
The DNA window shown above is from Fibrobacter sp. UWB2 and carries:
- a CDS encoding 3-phosphoshikimate 1-carboxyvinyltransferase encodes the protein MEFLMNPDRERMNLTLVMALLVNGRTVLENFAWASGSEKYAEALKEFGLTYELQGHQLVLNGKGFQYSIPTMLPFKFNEADNVMLWTLASKDEEQLYTFAAEVDDAGIARVNAAKETLQKYFKIKVQKDEPAKFVFNFLRDELNVKKDSLGNVSSVMRNRLLLRALIRNDYLNFEEKSTVHDQWTKMLIYFGAAVKYEGRGMEQLSEFERRLMIAQGKKIERTQFTELSETKVITAREYYVPGDTTEATAFAVLATVGNMPKDNVIKLLNVDLNSSRAGALTCLKRMGANVETVSRREKYGDVFGDVEIKPLASGKRLQGRRFSEDVIATALEEYPLLAVAACYGEGETILRVPKEVRKEMRPVNEFLAVNLRKTGAEVGVYDDGLVIRGLETIVNGSDFDGGDSAQMGLALSVLSLALQNDELVENMDKVEAMFPGVVDKLKNVLVAENAEKKE
- a CDS encoding prephenate dehydrogenase/arogenate dehydrogenase family protein → MVARITMVGFGLLASSIAAAIKQAKLPTKIRAVSSPATLKRARELELADEFFEYGETEKWAKDSDLILLCAPILHILKMIDALGKVSWAGANAGREILVSDIGSTKVEICKAGVRLPAPFRFVGSHPMAGSEKRTCEYNDPAIFENAYWFVCPPDGTPESVYAPLLEIIRFVGANPVVFPPEHHDRTMAWVSHMPQMLSSTLAGNLPERLLKHNYQHFAGRAFRDMTRIAASGWGMWHDIAVTNRDETTRALCEVRDGLDKTIAAMNGLNVVKDGKPASGDFENDEHSVVADNSQALADIFKAGNDGRASLFAPGRNNTNSFYEITVQLKDKPGALLSVMQPLAEEGINIRDIELMKVRENVAGTLLLAFKTQEEAARAVKTLQYLEYEVKERR